Proteins co-encoded in one Actinomadura luteofluorescens genomic window:
- a CDS encoding RidA family protein — MPRAVTLIRSASLSSVAEYAYAATAPAEARLIFLAGACPLNEDGSTAAVGDYAGQAARALENLRTALADAGASLHDVISTRVLVASQRQQDLVKAWEVVRDAFGDHDVPSTLMGITVLGYADQLVEIEAVAAVLDS; from the coding sequence ATGCCCCGCGCCGTCACACTGATCCGCTCCGCGTCCCTGTCGTCCGTCGCCGAGTACGCCTACGCGGCGACCGCGCCGGCGGAGGCCAGGCTGATCTTCCTGGCCGGGGCGTGCCCGCTGAACGAGGACGGCTCCACCGCCGCGGTCGGCGACTACGCGGGCCAGGCGGCCAGGGCCCTGGAGAACCTGCGGACCGCCCTGGCGGACGCCGGCGCGTCCTTGCACGACGTCATCAGCACCCGCGTACTCGTCGCCTCCCAGCGGCAGCAGGACCTGGTGAAGGCCTGGGAAGTGGTCCGGGACGCGTTCGGCGACCACGACGTCCCGAGCACGCTGATGGGCATCACCGTCCTCGGCTACGCCGACCAGCTGGTGGAGATCGAAGCCGTCGCGGCCGTGCTCGACTCCTGA
- a CDS encoding alpha/beta fold hydrolase, with the protein MTKETLPVSGLGRVVLGDGPGLLLAHGAGGGIDANYGAIMDVLAAEHTVVGPDFPGSGRTPRSGAPLTLDGLADELVGAAVEEGLETFAVSGFSLGAAVAVRAAARHPDRVTALVLTAGFAYPNPRFLLAARLWRDMLRRGALEELAGLLSLIGLSAPVVDALDEDELAAAVTTGAATVPPGTPEHVELIISGVDVRGDLPGLAVPTLVISTTLDQLVTPPHHRQLADGIPGAHYAEIATGHLPFLERPGEWAALIRDFLRQESSTAATASISTSWSA; encoded by the coding sequence ATGACGAAAGAGACACTGCCTGTTTCTGGTCTTGGGCGCGTGGTGCTTGGGGATGGGCCCGGGTTGCTGCTTGCCCATGGGGCCGGTGGGGGGATCGACGCTAACTACGGCGCCATCATGGACGTGTTGGCTGCGGAGCACACCGTTGTCGGGCCGGACTTTCCCGGGAGTGGGCGGACGCCTCGGAGCGGTGCTCCGCTCACCTTGGACGGGCTGGCCGACGAACTGGTCGGTGCTGCTGTCGAGGAGGGGCTGGAGACCTTCGCGGTGTCCGGGTTCTCTCTGGGCGCCGCCGTCGCCGTCCGGGCCGCCGCTCGGCACCCCGACCGCGTCACCGCCCTTGTCCTCACCGCGGGGTTCGCCTACCCCAACCCCCGGTTCCTGCTGGCGGCCCGGTTGTGGCGGGACATGCTCCGCCGGGGAGCGCTGGAGGAGCTGGCCGGTCTGCTGTCACTGATCGGGCTCAGCGCCCCGGTCGTGGACGCCCTCGATGAAGACGAGCTCGCCGCCGCCGTCACGACGGGTGCGGCGACCGTCCCGCCCGGCACACCGGAGCATGTAGAACTGATCATCTCGGGCGTCGACGTGCGGGGCGACCTCCCAGGGCTGGCCGTGCCGACGCTCGTCATCTCCACCACGCTCGACCAGCTCGTCACGCCGCCGCATCACCGGCAGCTCGCCGACGGCATCCCCGGCGCGCACTACGCCGAGATCGCGACCGGGCACCTTCCCTTTCTCGAGCGGCCCGGCGAGTGGGCCGCCCTGATCCGCGACTTCCTGCGTCAGGAGTCGAGCACGGCCGCGACGGCTTCGATCTCCACCAGCTGGTCGGCGTAG
- a CDS encoding universal stress protein: MIGEHVLAGYVPDAGGREALDLARGIVALTGGRLSVATVHPPDLPAAAGEARALLDQVADLLEGEPADLLVQEGRSVGRGLTVLASRIGADLIVVGSPEGGARGRIGVGAAADHLLHSATEAVMLAPSGHRSPDELGRITVMYVRRPQCDEAVIRSAQAAERLEVPLRLVTLAIGDVNPEPLRDDLALAIRLALDSADLLPEDVSAEVAEGDDVADALEDVDWPEGELLVCASSEDAAAHRVFLGEVALKVLRAAPCPVAVLPRGYY, encoded by the coding sequence ATGATCGGTGAACACGTGCTCGCCGGATACGTCCCCGACGCGGGCGGCCGGGAGGCACTCGACCTCGCCCGCGGGATCGTCGCGCTGACCGGCGGCCGGCTGAGCGTCGCGACCGTCCACCCGCCGGACCTCCCCGCCGCGGCCGGCGAGGCCCGCGCACTGCTGGACCAGGTGGCCGACCTCCTGGAGGGGGAGCCGGCGGACCTGCTCGTCCAGGAGGGCCGCAGCGTCGGGCGGGGGCTCACCGTGCTCGCCAGCCGGATCGGCGCCGACCTGATCGTCGTCGGCTCCCCCGAGGGCGGCGCCCGCGGCCGGATCGGCGTCGGCGCCGCCGCCGACCACCTGCTCCACTCGGCGACCGAGGCCGTGATGCTCGCCCCGTCCGGCCACCGGTCGCCCGACGAGCTGGGTCGGATCACGGTCATGTACGTGCGGCGGCCCCAGTGCGACGAGGCGGTCATCCGCTCCGCCCAGGCCGCCGAGCGCCTGGAGGTGCCGCTCCGGCTGGTCACCCTGGCCATCGGCGACGTCAACCCCGAACCGCTCCGCGACGACCTGGCCCTCGCCATCCGGCTCGCCCTGGACTCCGCGGACCTGCTCCCCGAGGACGTGTCCGCCGAGGTGGCCGAGGGCGACGACGTCGCGGACGCGCTGGAAGACGTGGACTGGCCCGAGGGCGAGCTGCTGGTCTGCGCGTCCAGCGAGGACGCGGCCGCCCACCGCGTCTTCCTCGGCGAGGTGGCCCTCAAGGTCCTGCGCGCCGCCCCCTGCCCGGTCGCCGTCCTCCCGCGAGGCTACTACTGA
- a CDS encoding CHAP domain-containing protein, which yields MDPIGKKLLDIATKELGYTEKGDGYTKFGEWYRKNIDGDHDEYFTTAPWCDMFLAWAADKADVTGQAGQFASTVDHAKWFKKNDAWGHDPEPGAIVFYDWNGSGDIDQIDHVGIVEKVDGHTLHTIEGNADGYKLMRKTRDMDSVVGFGYPSKIKVEAKYAPRHAAPAPTVDQVGAPAAPARTHEQQHSPSPAPEHVPAQEVVLGGILAFVLCGTVALAAGRAAAAKAPTTPPIRVRKRGKHHRPATPVALPADVTPADLDAADAGTTLMPAISLAAAHAAEDREFWGRIAHLEEDSELDFWNTLHAELTDSADDRYASTPGFR from the coding sequence ATGGACCCGATCGGCAAGAAGCTGCTCGACATCGCCACGAAGGAGCTCGGGTACACCGAGAAGGGCGACGGCTACACCAAGTTCGGCGAGTGGTACCGCAAGAACATCGACGGCGACCACGACGAGTACTTCACCACGGCGCCCTGGTGCGACATGTTCCTCGCCTGGGCCGCCGACAAGGCCGACGTCACCGGCCAGGCCGGGCAGTTCGCCTCCACCGTCGACCACGCCAAGTGGTTCAAGAAGAACGACGCCTGGGGCCACGACCCCGAACCCGGCGCCATCGTCTTCTACGACTGGAACGGCTCCGGCGACATCGACCAGATCGACCACGTCGGCATCGTCGAGAAGGTCGACGGCCACACCCTCCACACCATCGAGGGCAACGCCGACGGCTACAAGCTCATGCGCAAGACCCGCGACATGGACTCCGTCGTCGGCTTCGGCTACCCGTCCAAGATCAAGGTCGAGGCCAAGTACGCCCCCAGGCACGCCGCCCCCGCCCCCACCGTCGACCAGGTCGGCGCCCCCGCCGCCCCGGCGCGCACCCACGAGCAGCAGCACTCCCCCTCGCCCGCGCCCGAGCACGTCCCCGCCCAGGAGGTCGTCCTCGGCGGCATCCTCGCCTTCGTCCTGTGCGGCACCGTCGCCCTCGCCGCCGGCCGCGCCGCCGCCGCGAAGGCCCCCACGACCCCGCCCATCCGCGTCCGCAAGCGCGGCAAGCACCACCGCCCCGCCACCCCCGTCGCCCTCCCGGCCGACGTCACCCCCGCCGACCTCGACGCCGCCGACGCCGGCACCACCCTGATGCCCGCCATCTCGCTCGCCGCCGCCCACGCCGCCGAGGACCGCGAGTTCTGGGGCCGCATCGCCCACCTCGAAGAAGACAGCGAACTCGACTTCTGGAACACCCTCCACGCCGAGCTCACCGACTCGGCCGACGACCGGTACGCAAGCACTCCAGGATTCCGCTAG
- a CDS encoding right-handed parallel beta-helix repeat-containing protein — MGRRFLGRLWLIVVTASGLVLGLMASADAHIERPSYWPLPGPDCSVSPCAGGAVPKARSLASSVATGKGSTTRVVCRPDSLKRLEASIKRARKSGYDIRPHDHRRFSAAEARELTRINRALASRCRYSEIQPAVTDSGNNDRVVVLPGVYTEPTSRAKPTHDKACDPYKLSTGAYSYLGEYKCQNDANLIAVLGRSPGSGKDPDPPLVDRHGIPNRGACVRCNLQLEGSGVSADDVVVEAGDPSSGNGGPRRSAKDVGIRADRADGFVLRNVTVRHANEHDIYVLESNGYLLDRFKTFYAGEYGVLTFVEDHGVMQNCEAAGNGDSGLYPGSGAKTSAGRDPRFYPTARYSQEIRYCDSHHNTSGYSGTDGSGTWLHHNNFYGNALGFTTDVFTAAGHPGFPQQGDLIEKNDFYSNNFNPYLPGSDVVPSVPVPVGTGMWIAGGDDNVVRDNRFRDNRRRGAMLFAVPDAFVCGPGNGPITGCDPLKLSTSHRNSFHGNTMSGNGVDFWWDAFPGNVGNCWYSNGNATGSPKNLPDCLNGKVPWLSIGLGNLENEAELFVCMSDLKPGGPCPWFKSPAAAKAAPAGDHGHGVTGELNDALLAAVTCGSWHDMSADQRDHMLTRMQVFMGGQIDHPGARGTTLSNRKATSVLDNACGLPFAGEFKLYKLYARAAAFTPQLQR; from the coding sequence ATGGGCAGACGGTTTCTCGGCAGGCTCTGGTTGATCGTCGTCACCGCGTCCGGGCTGGTGCTCGGTCTGATGGCGAGCGCGGACGCGCACATCGAGCGTCCCTCGTACTGGCCGCTGCCCGGCCCGGACTGCTCGGTCAGCCCGTGCGCGGGCGGCGCGGTCCCCAAGGCGAGGAGCCTCGCCTCGTCGGTCGCGACGGGCAAGGGCAGCACGACCCGCGTGGTGTGCCGCCCCGACTCGCTCAAGCGGCTGGAGGCCTCGATCAAGCGGGCGCGGAAGTCGGGCTACGACATCCGGCCGCACGACCACCGGCGGTTCAGCGCCGCGGAGGCGCGCGAGCTCACACGGATCAACCGGGCGCTGGCGTCGCGCTGCCGGTACAGCGAGATCCAGCCCGCGGTGACCGACTCGGGCAACAACGACCGGGTCGTGGTCCTGCCGGGCGTCTACACCGAGCCCACCTCGCGCGCGAAGCCCACCCACGACAAGGCGTGCGACCCGTACAAGCTGAGCACGGGGGCCTACTCCTACCTCGGCGAGTACAAGTGCCAGAACGACGCCAACCTCATCGCCGTGCTGGGCCGTTCGCCCGGTTCCGGCAAGGACCCGGACCCGCCGCTGGTCGACCGGCACGGCATCCCCAACCGGGGCGCGTGCGTGCGCTGCAACCTCCAGCTCGAAGGGTCCGGCGTCAGCGCGGACGACGTGGTCGTGGAGGCCGGCGACCCCTCGTCGGGCAACGGCGGCCCGCGCCGCTCGGCGAAGGACGTCGGCATCCGCGCCGACCGGGCCGACGGCTTCGTCCTGCGGAACGTGACCGTCCGGCACGCCAACGAGCATGACATCTACGTCCTGGAGAGCAACGGCTACCTGCTCGACCGCTTCAAGACCTTCTACGCGGGCGAGTACGGCGTGCTCACCTTCGTCGAGGACCACGGCGTGATGCAGAACTGCGAGGCGGCGGGCAATGGCGACTCCGGGCTCTATCCAGGGTCTGGCGCCAAGACCTCGGCGGGCCGCGACCCGAGGTTCTATCCGACGGCGCGCTACAGCCAGGAGATCCGCTACTGCGACTCCCACCACAACACCAGCGGCTACTCCGGCACGGACGGCAGCGGCACCTGGCTGCACCACAACAACTTCTACGGCAACGCCCTCGGCTTCACGACCGACGTGTTCACCGCGGCGGGCCACCCCGGCTTCCCGCAGCAGGGCGACCTGATCGAGAAGAACGACTTCTACTCCAACAACTTCAACCCCTACCTGCCCGGCAGTGACGTGGTGCCGTCGGTGCCGGTCCCCGTCGGCACCGGAATGTGGATCGCGGGCGGCGACGACAACGTCGTGCGCGACAACCGGTTCCGCGACAACAGGAGGCGCGGCGCGATGCTGTTCGCCGTCCCGGACGCCTTCGTCTGCGGGCCCGGGAACGGCCCCATCACCGGCTGCGACCCGCTGAAGCTGTCCACGTCCCACCGCAACTCGTTCCACGGCAACACGATGTCCGGCAACGGCGTGGACTTCTGGTGGGACGCGTTCCCCGGCAACGTGGGCAACTGCTGGTACTCCAACGGCAACGCGACCGGCTCCCCGAAGAACCTGCCCGACTGCCTGAACGGCAAGGTGCCCTGGCTGAGCATCGGTCTCGGCAACCTCGAGAACGAGGCCGAACTGTTCGTCTGCATGTCCGACCTGAAGCCGGGCGGCCCGTGCCCCTGGTTCAAGTCCCCGGCCGCCGCGAAGGCGGCGCCCGCCGGCGACCACGGCCACGGCGTGACGGGAGAGCTCAACGACGCGCTGCTCGCGGCGGTGACCTGCGGCTCCTGGCACGACATGAGCGCCGACCAGCGCGACCACATGCTGACCAGGATGCAGGTGTTCATGGGCGGCCAGATCGACCATCCCGGGGCGCGCGGCACGACCCTCAGCAACAGGAAGGCGACCAGCGTCCTCGACAACGCCTGCGGCCTTCCCTTCGCCGGCGAGTTCAAGCTGTACAAGCTCTACGCCCGCGCGGCGGCTTTCACCCCGCAACTGCAACGCTGA
- a CDS encoding LysR family transcriptional regulator — protein MAVSHRVPDLGALELLLAVVRLGSVGRAAAELGVTQPAASARIRSMERQIGVALLDRSPRGSRPTEEGALVAEWARQVVAAAEALDAGLDALRERRDGRLRVVASLTVAEYLMPGWLVTLKTVHPGVAVTLRTANSTVVAEQVRGGGADLGFVEGARTPAGLHGTVVATDRLVVVVGPRHPWARRRSGVPAAELARTPLVLREEGSGTREVLDRALAAHGGTAPPLLQLASTTALKAAAVSGAGPVVVSDLAVDDEVAAGRLVCVPVPELDLSRPLRAVWPAGRRPTGPARDLLGLTRAPRTGG, from the coding sequence ATGGCCGTCTCGCACCGCGTCCCCGACCTCGGCGCCCTCGAACTGCTGCTCGCCGTCGTCCGGCTGGGCAGCGTCGGGCGCGCGGCGGCGGAGCTCGGCGTCACCCAGCCCGCCGCCAGCGCCCGGATCCGCTCGATGGAGCGGCAGATCGGCGTGGCGCTGCTCGACCGGTCGCCGCGCGGCTCCCGTCCCACCGAGGAGGGCGCGCTGGTCGCCGAGTGGGCCCGGCAGGTGGTCGCGGCGGCGGAGGCGCTCGACGCGGGGCTCGACGCGCTGCGCGAGCGCCGCGACGGGCGGCTGCGCGTCGTGGCGAGCCTCACGGTCGCCGAGTACCTGATGCCCGGCTGGCTGGTGACGCTCAAGACCGTCCACCCGGGCGTCGCGGTGACCCTCCGCACCGCCAACTCGACCGTGGTCGCCGAACAGGTCCGCGGCGGCGGCGCGGACCTCGGGTTCGTGGAGGGGGCGCGAACGCCGGCCGGGCTGCACGGCACCGTCGTCGCCACCGACCGGCTCGTCGTCGTGGTCGGCCCGCGGCACCCCTGGGCGCGGCGGCGCTCCGGAGTCCCGGCCGCCGAGCTGGCGAGGACGCCGCTGGTCCTGCGCGAGGAGGGGTCGGGGACGCGCGAGGTCCTCGACCGGGCGCTCGCCGCGCACGGCGGGACGGCGCCGCCGCTGCTGCAACTCGCGTCCACCACCGCGCTCAAGGCGGCGGCCGTCTCCGGCGCCGGGCCGGTCGTGGTGAGCGATCTGGCCGTCGACGACGAGGTCGCCGCCGGGCGGCTGGTCTGCGTCCCCGTCCCGGAACTGGACCTGTCGCGCCCGCTGCGCGCGGTGTGGCCGGCCGGCCGGCGCCCCACCGGCCCCGCCCGGGACCTGCTGGGCCTGACCCGCGCCCCGCGCACCGGCGGCTAG
- a CDS encoding TDT family transporter translates to MSLPTPNRALLGALDRPAEVFRNLGPNWYAAVMGTSIVANGANALPVDVPGLHAFAVVVWAGSLLMLVALMAARAVHFIRHTDVARFQLLDNPATAVFYGCPPMAMLAVGYGTLMLGPEVIGAQAAVALDAVLWTAGTLYAVLAAAGVPYLMITRHEPGPANPTWLLPVVAPMVAAALGPALVPHLPEGQARATMLFGCYGLFGASLLATLVLLPGIWSRLAGGPPSPVALTPTLFLVLGPLGQSTTAVVQIANAAGQAAPAYAAATRAFAVLYGAPVMGFALLWLAVAVTANLRALRGGMPFAMTWWAFTFPVGTCVTGASGLSRITGLDALTDVAVLLYLLLVTAWAVAGFQTVRGALSGRLFLPAVPRPASLRPLPAA, encoded by the coding sequence ATGAGCCTCCCCACCCCGAACCGCGCCCTGCTGGGCGCGCTCGACCGCCCCGCCGAGGTGTTCCGGAATCTGGGTCCCAACTGGTACGCGGCCGTCATGGGCACCTCGATCGTCGCGAACGGCGCGAACGCGCTGCCGGTGGACGTCCCCGGCCTGCACGCCTTCGCCGTGGTCGTGTGGGCGGGCTCGCTGCTGATGCTCGTCGCGCTCATGGCGGCGCGCGCCGTCCACTTCATCCGGCACACGGACGTCGCGCGGTTCCAGCTCCTGGACAACCCCGCCACGGCCGTGTTCTACGGATGCCCGCCGATGGCGATGCTCGCCGTCGGCTACGGGACGCTCATGCTCGGCCCCGAGGTGATCGGCGCCCAGGCGGCGGTGGCGCTGGACGCGGTGCTGTGGACGGCCGGGACGCTCTACGCCGTGCTGGCCGCCGCCGGCGTCCCCTACCTCATGATCACCCGGCACGAGCCGGGGCCCGCGAACCCGACCTGGCTGCTGCCGGTCGTCGCCCCGATGGTCGCCGCGGCGCTCGGTCCCGCGCTCGTCCCGCACCTGCCGGAGGGGCAGGCCCGCGCCACGATGCTGTTCGGCTGCTACGGCCTGTTCGGCGCGAGCCTGCTGGCCACGCTCGTCCTGCTGCCCGGCATCTGGTCGCGGCTCGCCGGCGGCCCGCCGTCACCGGTCGCCCTCACCCCGACGCTGTTCCTCGTGCTCGGCCCGCTCGGGCAGTCCACCACGGCCGTCGTGCAGATCGCGAACGCGGCGGGGCAGGCCGCCCCCGCCTACGCGGCGGCGACGCGCGCGTTCGCGGTCCTCTACGGCGCGCCGGTGATGGGCTTCGCGCTGCTCTGGCTGGCCGTCGCGGTGACCGCGAACCTGCGGGCGCTGCGCGGCGGCATGCCGTTCGCGATGACGTGGTGGGCGTTCACCTTCCCGGTCGGGACGTGCGTGACCGGCGCGTCGGGCCTGTCGCGGATCACCGGCCTGGACGCGCTGACCGACGTGGCCGTCCTCCTCTACCTCCTGCTCGTCACGGCCTGGGCCGTGGCCGGCTTCCAGACGGTCCGGGGCGCGCTCAGCGGCCGCCTCTTCCTGCCCGCCGTGCCGCGCCCCGCGTCCCTGCGGCCGCTTCCCGCCGCCTAG
- a CDS encoding YceI family protein, whose translation MGGEVPDLEAGRWTIDPVHSEITFSVRHLMTTVRGSFPDFEGEVVIGADPLDSGARAEIRMGSIDTRSAERDEHVRSADFLDVRRHPVMSFTGTGVERAKIGRRARTPRYHLHGDLTIKNVTRPVRLLTEFHGVGPDPWGGVRAGFTATASISRRDFGIEFNIPLQGDRVMLGDEIAIALEIQAVFAAAEAPGPDADAPLDHCPPA comes from the coding sequence ATGGGTGGCGAGGTGCCCGACCTCGAAGCCGGCCGCTGGACCATCGACCCGGTCCACTCCGAGATCACCTTCTCGGTCCGGCACCTGATGACGACGGTGCGCGGCTCGTTCCCGGACTTCGAGGGCGAGGTGGTGATCGGGGCGGACCCGCTCGACTCCGGCGCCCGCGCGGAGATCCGGATGGGCTCGATCGACACCCGCAGCGCCGAGCGGGACGAGCACGTCCGCTCCGCAGACTTCCTGGACGTGCGCCGGCACCCGGTGATGAGCTTCACCGGTACCGGTGTGGAACGTGCCAAGATCGGTCGCCGGGCCCGCACGCCCCGCTACCACCTGCACGGCGACCTGACGATCAAGAACGTCACCCGCCCGGTCCGGCTGCTGACCGAGTTCCACGGCGTGGGCCCCGACCCGTGGGGCGGCGTCCGCGCGGGCTTCACCGCGACCGCCTCCATCAGCCGCCGCGACTTCGGCATCGAGTTCAACATCCCGCTGCAGGGCGATCGCGTCATGCTCGGCGACGAGATCGCGATCGCGCTGGAGATCCAGGCCGTGTTCGCCGCCGCCGAGGCTCCCGGTCCGGACGCCGACGCCCCGCTCGACCACTGCCCGCCCGCCTGA